Below is a genomic region from Plasmodium relictum strain SGS1 genome assembly, contig: PRELSG_00_v1_260, whole genome shotgun sequence.
tgtttttattagtgtataatttttctgtgttttttttttttatttgaaagaTTGTCAATaactataattttatttaattgttttaattatatacttTATATAATCAATAGTTTTAACggaaatttaaattttcaataaaaataaaggtatatttttattaaagcaAATGAAtatctgatttattaattacttGTTTAATGattttgctagagtattaagcacataaattaataaagaacatGTGTAATTAAATATTCTCATTTCTAGTACATATGTTTATTCTTATATTATACATacaaatatttatcatatatattatttaaatgtataattatttataaaaataattgtattcttttaatatagaaGCTTACgcaaataattaattataacaaacaaaaaaaattaaattctaaGCTATTCACTGTTATTtcgaaatataaaaattgaataCAACAcaaacattatactttttattaaaagaaataaaatgttttcttatatttatttttttttttactaatttttaaattttttaaatataattctttttcattcttaaaattttccacactaaaaaaaaattatcttttttttttttaataataataataaaataaatacataaaataaaaaaataaaaaatatatccatatatatatatatttctttttttttaatagcaTCAACATATAGTTGACTTGTATTTTTTTGACTAGTACTCTGATTTTACATAatataaaaggttaataaaatcttttattaaccaatacagaaaaataaagtatttcTTTAATAGAATCATGTGAGGTTTATATATTAGAACTGAATTTCTAATTATTTATTCGAAAGAAAaatcttctttttcatatagcgctttaaatatatacttaaGACTCTATGAGaacttttatttaaactGTTCTCTTGTAAATAATATGCAATGATATGATATAGTTTTATCTGTAATTcgttaataatataattttatatttttaactcACATAAATTGAACCTTGATCTGTTAAAATACTTTTTGAAAATTCAAAAATGAAGACCCATGTATTTCTTACCATATTTATTGCATCCTTAACAGTAAGAGTTTTGTTAGTCACATTTGCTAGCATAAAAAGTGAATAATGATCAATTGCTACTTATATACAGTACTCTTTACCTTCATAAGTTCTAGGATCAtcgttaataaaaaaaagttattaatattttgtaGTATAAAATTAGCTTACTAGTTTGGGAAATATAGATCAGCTATGCACTGACTCtagttaaaaatatatatatgtatatatagatatattttctatgcttattttatttttatatatctttgtaattttaaagaaaaaaaaaatatttaattttttttttggttctTGACATTTTTGGATTGAGAAATTAtcaatttttaattcaaatataaaaattaatttatggAAAGTATAACGTTTATGtagtattatatttatatattttgaaataacctTGAATTACTTatagtttaatttttgttattttttataaattttgtgtttatttttaattaaaataatatacttattctttgtaaataagaATACATTtgtaaaagtaaaatatgtCTGTTAAGCAATACAGAATTGcctaattcaaattaaatgttatatattataaatatcttctatatataatataaaataagtatatatattaaaaatctgcatatttatttatacgtgctctattaatttgtttgtttaatacttggttattaaaaaaattgttattaaccttttgtaaaataaaatgagttACCAGTAAGGAAAATATAGTACATctatgcactgacgctagttaaaaaaaaaaaaatatataaagcaatttttttttttgtgtttattttatttatacacatctttgtaattaaaaaaaaaaattaaattaatctttttttttgggtTGACGTTTgttctaattaaaaaaagaattaatttttacttacataaaaacttaatatatgaaaaagtataatgtttatgttgTATTCAATGTGTATATTTTTCagataacattgaataaatcagagttttaatttttgttatttgttataaattttgtatGTGTTGTTGactaaaagaatatatttattctttgtaaataaaagtacatttataaaagtaaacatATATCTGTTGAACAATACAGAATAATTtaatgtataataaaaatattatacattataGAAtgtcaatatatatataataaaaataagtatatatatatatgatttattaattttttgtttaatgactttgatagagtattgaacaaacaaattaataaagagcatgtataactaaatatatgtttatatatatatatatacttattttattatatatataatagctttttataatgtataatatttatattgtaCATTAAATAATTCTGCATTGCTTAACAGGTATatgtttacttttataaatgcgtttttatttacaaagaattagtatatttttttaactaaaaaCACACACACAATTTATAGCAAATAACAAAAGTTAAAGCTCTGAtttattcaattttatttcaatataTACACATAGGATACAACATAAACACTATACTTTTTCGTTCCTTAAGTTTTTTCTCtaactaaaaattaattccCTTTTAATTCGAACGAGCGTCAaccaacaaaaaaaaaaaaaaataatttaattcctttttttttattcacaaagatgtatatagataaaataaacaaatatgtaaaaactttatatatatattttttttttttaactagcatCAGTGCATGATTGACTTACATTTTCCTGACTAGTagctcattttattttacaaaaagttaataacaatttttttattaaccaatatataaaaacatatatttagttatacatgctctttattattCTATTTATTAGATACTCTAGCATAATCTTGGAGCAGGCAATTAACAAATCAATTAGTAAAAATTATCAAATCGATGCTATAGCAATACTTAATGTACTTTAAAtcttatattatattatttgttttttaatgTGCAACAATTTTATTAAGAAAAGTTACTTACAATTtgcttttatattttattttaagttTTTAGAGAATTAAAAGGATTGGAAATGTTGTAATAGATAAATTAATACAAGCATAAATCAtgtatttttgttattatatcAAATGAAATCCGTAGTATTATAGATAGCAAAaatgaagtaaaaaataagatagaAACAAAAGATAaggtaaataatttttaaacattATTACATTTTCCTAAAGTTCCCCCATTAGAATCTACTTTCTTATTTTTCTGCTTTTCCTTTATctcatactttttttttatatccatGTTCTTTTCTATTTCACTTTACTCATTGTTTGGCTCTAAATTTATTGTCATCATATCTTCTTGTTCGTATCATTGCAATCcttctttttgttttattacatcattattttattctaatGATCTCTTAGCTCCTAAGTTTGATACATTTTTTAAGTCATTTTTGTAATTCTATGATTTATAAGAATCCCATTAAAATATCAAAGGAATATTCAGTGTGTGAGGAAAAAGATTTTTTCAtactaatataattttattaaaagagatagtaataacaaaaaaatataaatatttttaagtacTATCATAATACTATGTATTAAAACACTCTAATACTCGAATTAAAAgggaaaatataaaaaactttttaagaaaatatgatgtatattttttcttttttttatgatatatatttatagttAACATATATGTGGTAgttgttaataaaagatattattaacctttttaaTACACTAAGCTATTTTACTAGTGTATGTACTAGTTAACCATGCACTGACAGGTTAAAAGATACTATTAACCTTTAGTAGTATACTAAGCTAGGTTACTGGTCTTGTATGTAAagctatttattttatttatatacatctttgtaattaaaaaaaaaaaaaattaaaattatttttttttttggggggGAGAATTGTCGATTAACGTTTGtaagaattaaaaagagaattaaagtttttttttgttatatgaaaacaaaaagaaataaaaagtataatgtttatgttatattcaatgtatattttttaaataacattgaataaattagagttttgacttttgttaattgttataaattgtgtgtatgtttttaattaaaagaataaactgatttttttgtaaataaaaactcttttataacaattaataagtctattaaaagatgcagtaaaatctAATTcctattaaatattatgcaccataagaaaacattatatatatatatatatatatatatatataaaagtataCTTATACatgctttttattaatttgtttttttaatactctagcaaagtcattaagcaggcaattaataaatcaggtAGTAGAAccttcatttatattaaagtGGTATATGGAGTACGCAATAATATTGAAGATATCACTACTTTTCTtggtaatttttttttttacatatatatttttatttatttttacgtataactaatattaataactaaaaaaaaaaataaattaaataattaaaattttaaaactcagtataaaaataacaaatcctaaaatatttatgaaaaaaaaataccttaagtattttttttaatttttcatttaaaatacttACAGGAATGTTGcgttttaaaattattaatatagaattgaatattaaattttgaacatacattaaatatttatcattagtaattaaatgaattttttaataatttctttaaaatacaaaatagatgaaaaataataaaattataaatgaagaatAAATTAAGAATAGTGCTCATGCATCAGACAATGCCAATTATTTTAAACTGTATTTTTGTGCTTAGGGTAACATCTGTACATACTATTAATTCtgataaaagaaaagaaaaataagaaatataaaaattacttcataatataaattaaaaatgtagTGACAATAATCTTATAGATATTTATGATATATCATATCATAtaaattctaaaaataacACAATTGAtgatgtttttttatttttagttaaatttactagataataattttatttcttactATAAATGAACACTAGGATAATGCATAATAAATTGTTGATCAATTAtagaaagaaataaaatgaattaaaaatttgtgTAAAATGcagtaattttatttatattaatgttattatataatactaaaaatgcctgagaaaaaaaaaaggaaaaaaataaaaaaataaaaaataaacaaaaaaacaataatgttgcataaatttataaaaactgtaaaaatagcaataattataatttaatattaaaaaatataaagaagatatatactataaaatatacattaaaaatacaatcaataattattttaattttcttttaatgatAACATAACGAATTTACTGtgtattatcatttaaaatatgataaaaaaatatatttaaatatgaaattgggcacatgcatatatatattttttgaaaagaaaataataatatatctataaaaataaagtgagaattaataatagttactaatattatttatgtatattactacaataaaaaaaaaaaattataaataaaattataaaatataaaatatattcatttaaaataaaatttaatatcaataaaaatataagcttttttttaagaatttgGAAGTTTATTAAGTTTAAAATTAACACaattatacatttttaataagtaGTTATAATAAAGtaacataaaattaaaagtttaAGCAATGTTATAtagtaatattattaaatattttgctCTAATGTTTTTGCACTCTTTGATATATTAACataattcataaatatatatataattaaatttatttttaatttttcttttttttaaaaaatttttttttttatttcttttcaaatttaaagatttactttttaaattcaaTTGTTTTATTTGATCATCCTGctgaacataaaaaaattgtaaataacaatttattactTTCTTTTAAGAGatcattttaattaaaaaaaaatgaacaagaaaaataatattaccTTTATATCGAATTATAGAGTGAATCCCAGATACTATTCTCACGTAACCAAGGGTTTTATTATTACAGTTATGTCAACATTAGAAATATATAGtaaaagtgaaaaaaaaaaaatattatattttcttataaagttttttatatttaccaTTTCAATTTGGATATTACATTGTTCTAATAATGtaggataataataatacttgaaaatatttattttttatttttttttactatttctttaatgtataatatttatattatacattaaataatcaaaattatattaataaaaaataatcctTCTTTTTATATACCAAATGTTTTCTTGTTATTTTAGTGTAATTCTGGTGTATTGcggaattataaaaatgactTAAAAAGAGTACTAGATTTGGGATATAAAAGATCATTAGCAGAAAGTAATGATACAataaaacaaacaaaaagTAAATTAATATTCTGGGAACAACCAGGTATTATAGAAGCACATTTAGAATCAAAGAATGAACAAAATGAGATAAAGCAAAATATGGATGTAGAACAAGGGAATGAAATAGTCacaaaagagaaaaataataaagtaaaatgtaataataaaattttaagaaaatgcAAAAGCAATCTAAAACTAATTTCCTCATTTTTTGCATTTTTCttatccttttttatttttacattatatATTGTAAATAAATTTACTATACTGTGGACAtcttatttttctatattatctCCTTTATCTTTAGTAATAATTTCAATTATTTTAACACATGAAAGAactgaaataaaatataaaaataaattttaaataattgttCCAATTAAAACTATACATGTTATTTTCCATAAAATTTACTATTATTCCATAAAAATCtaattatatcttttattaaccattaataatgaaatttttcttttgctctaatatattattttagaaaatagtttttttctataactgattaataaaagatattattagccatatataatatagaaaTTCTGCGTAACAGTCAAAACAAGGCACGTGTCAGCTAGTGATTTATTAGCTGCCTATTTAGTggctttgctagagtattaaataaataaattaataaagagcatgtataactaaatatacgtttttaaatatatatatacttgtttttattatatatataatgatttcttatgatgcataatatttaatttgaatattAAACTTTACtacatattttaatagaCATTCTAAACCGTTATAAaggagtttttatttacaaagaataagtatatttttttaattaaaaacatacatacaatttataacaattaacaaaagtcaaaactctaatttattcaatgttatctcgaaaatatacattaaatataacataaacattatactttATCATTCATGAAGTTTTTCAtgtaactttatttttttttttttttaattacaaggATGAATATACaattaaataaacaaaacaaaaaaaaaaaataactttatattttagttttgttttttttaactagcgtcagtgcatggatGACCTATATTTTCCTATATGGTAGCTCGTTgtatttttacaaaaggttaataacaaatttttGTTAACCATACTCCACCACTTAGGGGAAGCAATgatattacatatattttgcTTTGTTTggctttttttataacttctAACCCTTTTTGTATTtctttatcaatttttttatccaTATTACTCAAATTTTCCAATTGTGAAAAGTTATTTCTACCACAAAAGTCGAAATAATCTTTCAGTTTTAATACATTTGTAATatctaattttcttttacgATGATCAGTTACTTGTATTAAATTTATCATATGTTTTTCATATACTTCATTAGTTTTATTGTTTAATAGTTTTATCTTTGGCAAAGGAATTTGTATTTCTTTACCtcttggttaataaaatttgttattaaccttttgtagtttACTAATCTAGTTTACTACTTgtgtacgtacaagttagccatgcactgacgctagttaataaaaaaaaaaaaaacagttatttttttttgtttgcttaattaaaaatatatacatttttgtagttaaaaaaaaaaatataaattaaatataaattttttttagttgttaaaattattttttcttgttatgtttttgacttttgtgttttaaaaattaaataagaattaatGTTTACtcattaaaacttaagagataaaagtataatgtttatgttatattcaatatatattttttgaaataacattgaataaagttttaactttattaattgttgtatttgtttgtatgtttttaattaaaagaagatactagttctttgtaaataaaaactcatttataacaattaataggTCTATTAAAAGAAGCAGTAAAAATTAACTCATATTAAATagtatgcatcataagaaaactatatatatatatatataataaaaacaaatatatatatatatataaacgtatacttaattatacatgctctttattaatttgtttttttaatactctagcaaagtcattaagcgggcaattaataaatcatatattggttaataaaattagttattaaccttttgtagtacactaagctagtttactacttgtgtacgtacaagttagccatgcactgacgctagttaataaaaaaaaaaaaataaataaagttatttttttttgtttgtttatttttatttatatacttctttg
It encodes:
- a CDS encoding fam-h protein, with protein sequence MNKKNNITFISNYRVNPRYYSHVTKGFIITVMSTLEIYSKSEKKKILYFLIKFFIFTISIWILHCSNNCNSGVLRNYKNDLKRVLDLGYKRSLAESNDTIKQTKSKLIFWEQPGIIEAHLESKNEQNEIKQNMDVEQGNEIVTKEKNNKVKCNNKILRKCKSNLKLISSFFAFFLSFFIFTLYIVNKFTILWTSYFSILSPLSLVIISIILTHERTEIKYKNKF